In one Lolium rigidum isolate FL_2022 chromosome 3, APGP_CSIRO_Lrig_0.1, whole genome shotgun sequence genomic region, the following are encoded:
- the LOC124700993 gene encoding splicing factor 3B subunit 6-like protein: protein MAAASLRKGNARLPPEVNRAIFVRNLPFNISSEEMYDIFGKYGAIRQIRLGNGKDTRGTAYVVYEDIYDAKNAVDHLSGFNVANRYLIVLYSQPNKMGKKMDIKKKEEEITKLQEKYGISSKSSP from the coding sequence atggcggcggcgagccTGCGGAAGGGGAACGCGCGGCTGCCCCCGGAGGTGAACCGGGCCATCTTCGTGCGGAACCTGCCGTTCAACATCTCGAGCGAGGAGATGTACGACATCTTCGGCAAGTACGGCGCCATCCGGCAGATCCGGCTGGGCAACGGCAAGGACACGCGAGGCACCGCCTACGTCGTCTACGAGGACATCtacgacgccaagaacgccgtggACCACCTCTCGGGCTTCAACGTCGCCAACCGATACCTCATCGTGCTCTACTCGCAGCCCAACAAGATGGGCAAGAAGATGGACatcaagaagaaggaggaggagatcaCAAAGCTCCAGGAGAAGTACGGaatcagctccaagtcgtccccgTGA
- the LOC124700994 gene encoding uncharacterized protein LOC124700994 — MQDWAGVFIPLVLFILLSPGLLFQIPGKCSVIEFGNSHTSAVSIIVHAVIFFCFAAVFLVAIGVHIDLGS; from the coding sequence ATGCAGGACTGGGCCGGCGTGTTCATCCCACTGGTGTTGTTCATCCTGCTGTCGCCGGGCCTCCTCTTCCAGATTCCAGGCAAGTGCAGTGTCATCGAGTTTGGCAACTCTCACACCAGCGCGGTGTCCATCATCGTCCACGCCGTCATCTTCTTCTGCTTCGCAGCGGTCTTTCTCGTCGCCATCGGGGTGCACATCGACCTCGGCTCTTGA
- the LOC124700995 gene encoding uncharacterized protein LOC124700995, producing MGSGDWGPVLIAVALFVILTPGLLCQIPGNNGRVAEFNSMQTSAVSIVVHTVIFFGFCAIFMIAIGVHLYAG from the coding sequence ATGGGGTCGGGCGACTGGGGCCCGGTGCTGATCGCGGTGGCCTTGTTCGTGATTCTCACGCCGGGGCTGTTGTGCCAGATCCCTGGAAACAACGGCCGCGTCGCTGAGTTCAACAGCATGCAAACCAGCGCCGTCTCCATCGTCGTCCACACCGTCATCTTCTTCGGGTTCTGCGCTATCTTCATGATTGCAATCGGAGTCCACCTCTACGCCGGCTAG